One Babesia bovis T2Bo chromosome 4 map unlocalized Chr4_1, whole genome shotgun sequence genomic window carries:
- a CDS encoding UEV domain family protein: protein MVFKSPRNKEAITFKSDLDKLIKRHFYDELIVCNDVTDVLKKYKSLSVALDRIGGEVVLNLKGTLPYTHANVEYHCPIGITIGTLYPKTPPLFKVISSGTIRIATNHPCVAKNGNIVMAYFDKWSARCTVMDAINLVLGEFNKQSPIYQVGQLEQVITLTEVVSPRLTISSEKKINECIPDWMPDSGLSLDSTYNDIHDGIKDAHKNIKRSIVESKPQLLVDYDCDITKYDLHKCIMEEWVPLCADIGLALKRQYSDKLYLSSQIRQMNYHTTILDDVADYFGRVNKLASQIKQLEVDVDATSGKEDIYSESLESFYNQVVITDKDPRIKAITAELSADSMIELVNTTFKRKRISTKDYIQYIRRLSTERFIAMYQRRQLSAA, encoded by the exons ATGGTATTCAAATCACCTCGCAATAAAGAAGCAATAACATTCAAAAGTGACTTGGACAAGTTAATTAAAAGGCACTTCTACGATGAACTTATTGTATGCAATGACGTCACGGATGTACTGAAGAAATACAAATCTCTATCTGTGGCATTAG ATCGCATAGGAGGTGAGGTCGTACTCAATTTAAAAGGCACGCTTCCGTATACCCATGCTAATGTGGAATATCATTGTCCCATTGGGATAACCATTGGGACACTGTATCCAAAAACACCTCCACTGTTCAAGGTTATTTCATCTGGAACTATACGTATAGCGACTAATCATCCATGTGTTGCCAAAAATGGGAACATAGTGATGGCGTATTTCGACAAGTGGTCTGCTAGATGCACTGTA ATGGATGCCATTAATTTGGTATTGGGAGAATTTAACAAGCAATCCCCAATATACCAAGTTGGACAACTAGAACAAGTGATTACCCTGACGGAAGTGGTGTCACCACGTTTAACCATCTCATCTGAAAAAAAGATTAATGAATGTATTCCTGATTGGATGCCTGATTCCGGATTGtcattggattccacatACAACGATATACATGACGGCATAAAAGATGCCCATAAGAATATAAAAAGATCTATAGTGGAAAGCAAACCGCAGCTGCTTGTTGATTACGATTGCGATATTACGAAGTACGACCTTCATAAGTGTATAATGGAAGAATGGGTACCACTTTGTGCCGATATAGGTCTGGCTTTAAAGAGGCAATATAGTGACAAGTTATACCTCAGCAGTCAGATAAGACAGATGAATTATCATACTACCATTCTAGATGACGTTGCAGATTATTTTGGCCGAGTAAACAAACTGGCAAGCCAAATTAAACAATTGGAAGTAGATGTAGATGCAACTTCTGGTAAGGAAGACATCTACTCCGAGTCGTTGGAATCATTTTACAATCAAGTTGTTATTACAGATAAAGATCCCAGGATAAAGGCTATCACAGCCGAGTTGTCTGCTGACTCCATGATTGAATTGGTGAATACTACCTTTAAACGTAAACGTATTTCGACAAAAGATTATATTCAG TACATTCGTCGATTGTCTACCGAGAGATTCATTGCCATGTATCAACGGCGTCAGCTATCGGCAGCGTAA
- a CDS encoding mitochondrial import inner membrane Tim17/Tim22/Tim23/Pmp24 family protein: protein MDDYLSVGSIKPDLDILQRPDAIGGARQRYIAPNFSEKQLYLSGYGRHWGEKITYSVGLAYGSGMLLGGSFGFMKGVSKGGATRKLVINSILNTCGTYGPKLGNGAACITLLYCVMNSSTKFALGDKIDDRLIAPIVGANAGALYKCKGTWRALAKCSIGSAVAFTAIDYALRYSLL from the exons ATGGATGACTATTTAAGTGTCGGTAGCATTAAACCTGATCTGGATATTTTACAGCGGCCAGACGCTATTGGTGGAGCGCGTCAAAGATATATAGCACCTAACTTCAGTGAAAAGCAACTGTATCTTAGTGGATATGGCCGTCATTGGGGTGAAAAAATTACGTATTCAGTTGGACTGGCATACGGTtctg GAATGCTACTCGGAGGGTCGTTTGGATTTATGAAAGGTGTATCTAAAGGAGGCGCCACTAGAAAGTTGGTAATAAACTCTATACTAAACACCTGTGGTACCTATGGCCCCAAACTGGGCAATGGAGCAGCTTGCATAACACTGCTTTATTGTGTTATGAATAGTTCCACAAAGTTTGCATTAGGAGATAAAATCGATGACAGACTGATTGCTCCTATTGTTGGAGCTAACGCAGGGGCTTTATATAAATGCAAGGGAACCTGGAGAGCGCTGGCCAAATGCTCCATAGGTTCAGCGGTTGCCTTCACTGCTATCGACTATGCCCTTCGGTATTCCCTTCTATAG